One Cucurbita pepo subsp. pepo cultivar mu-cu-16 chromosome LG07, ASM280686v2, whole genome shotgun sequence genomic region harbors:
- the LOC111798198 gene encoding protein-tyrosine sulfotransferase-like isoform X1, translated as MDSTIKLTLLLIFFRIACASTVEKNFEQCERAVKNWASSSLQQSINEDQHTLKDLLFFLHVPRTGGRSYHHCFLNKLYPTSQECPRSYDKLRFDPSKAKCRLLATHDDYSIMEKLPTERTSVVTIVRNPVDRVLSSYEFAVEVAARFLVHPDLASVAKMSKQMLKKSNGVSTLDIWPWKYLVPWMMGDLFARRDARRRKGSSEAKRDSPYDMEDILMPLHEFIDEPIVHDIVHNGATFQIAGLTNNSYLAESHEIRHCVQEHKSLGQHVLDVAKKRLGAMLYVGLTAEHKESATMFANVVGAQVISQLRNANVSTDTSAANQSDNSSTSPLDSELESNVDQNNGTTDKKTARQDEGEARTENMTAAELIEVYEGCISSLLKTQSRRRFASLKEISPANFSKEARRHISDAVLQQIKTQNFLDLELFKYAQKIFTTRRVQPMGNLDMNDESESKFDQPRAFELWKIVSLLMLFILLLVFFLFATAWGRLSKVKVKGFTKATGRNHRRNVESKSLLE; from the exons ATGGATTCTACAATTAAGTTAACATTGCTTCTGATATTCTTCAGAATCG CATGTGCTTCAACTGTTGAGAAAAATTTTGAACAGTGTGAAAGGGCTGTCAAAAACTGGGCCTCATCTTCTCTCCAGCAAAGTATCAATGAAGATCAACATACTCTAAAAGATTTACTGTTTTTTCTCCATGTTCCGAGAACAGGCGGGCGATCATACCACCATTG TTTCTTGAATAAGTTGTACCCAACCTCTCAGGAGTGTCCCCGTTCTTACGATAAGCTACGTTTTGATCCCAg CAAGGCCAAGTGCAGATTGTTAGCTACTCATGATGATTATAGTATCATGGAAAAACTACCCACAGAGAGGACTTCGGTGGTGACAATTGTTAGGAATCCAGTTGACCGGGTTCTTAGTTCATATGAATTTGCTGTTGAGGTTGCAGCTAGATTTTTGGTACATCCTGACCTAGCTTCTGTGGCTAAAATGTCCAAACAAATGcttaaaaagtcaaatggaGTGAGCACATTGGATATCTGGCCGTGGAAGTATTTGGttccatggatgatgggagACCTATTTGCTCGA AGAGACGCAAGAAGACGGAAGGGTTCAAGTGAAGCTAAGAGGGACAGTCCATATGACATGGAGGACATTCTTATGCCACTACATGAGTTTATTGATGAACCCATTGttcatgatattgttcatAATGGGGCTACTTTCCAG ataGCGGGATTGACAAATAACTCCTACCTAGCTGAATCCCATGAGATCCGGCATTGTGTACAGGAACATAAGAGTCTTGGTCAACATGTGCTAGATGTGGCGAAG AAGAGGTTGGGTGCTATGTTATATGTTGGTCTAACTGCGGAACATAAGGAATCTGCGACGATGTTTGCAAATGTAGTTGGTGCGCAGGTGATTTCACAGCTAAGAAATGCCAACGTTAGCACAGACACTTCAGCGGCCAATCAATCAG ATAATAGCAGCACTTCACCTTTGGATTCCGAGCTTGAGAGCAATGTTGACCAG AATAATGGTACCACCGACAAAAAAACCGCTAGGCAAGATGAAGGTGAAGCACGAACGGAAAAT ATGACTGCTGCAGAACTTATTGAAGTTTATGAAGGGTGCATTTCAAGTCTACTGAAGACCCAATCACGTCGTCGATTCGCTTCTTTAAAGGAGATTTCTCCTGCAAATTTCTCAAAAGAG GCACGGCGCCATATTTCTGATGCGGTTCTGCAGCAgattaaaacacaaaatttccTGGATTTGGAGCTTTTTAAGTATGCTCAGAAAATCTTTACAACGAGACGTGTGCAACCGATGGGGAATCTTGATATGAAT GATGAATCAGAAAGCAAATTCGATCAACCACGTGCCTTCGAGCTATGGAAAATTGTTTCATTACTAATGCTTTTTATCCTACTCCTTGTTTTCTTCCTATTTGCGACTGCTTGGGGAAGATTATCTAAAGTTAAG GTGAAAGGATTTACGAAGGCGACGGGAAGGAATCATCGACGGAATGTCGAAAGTAAGAGTTTACTTGAATAA
- the LOC111798198 gene encoding protein-tyrosine sulfotransferase-like isoform X2 produces the protein MDSTIKLTLLLIFFRIACASTVEKNFEQCERAVKNWASSSLQQSINEDQHTLKDLLFFLHVPRTGGRSYHHCFLNKLYPTSQECPRSYDKLRFDPSKAKCRLLATHDDYSIMEKLPTERTSVVTIVRNPVDRVLSSYEFAVEVAARFLVHPDLASVAKMSKQMLKKSNGVSTLDIWPWKYLVPWMMGDLFARRDARRRKGSSEAKRDSPYDMEDILMPLHEFIDEPIVHDIVHNGATFQIAGLTNNSYLAESHEIRHCVQEHKSLGQHVLDVAKKRLGAMLYVGLTAEHKESATMFANVVGAQVISQLRNANVSTDTSAANQSDNSSTSPLDSELESNVDQNNGTTDKKTARQDEGEARTENMTAAELIEVYEGCISSLLKTQSRRRFASLKEISPANFSKEARRHISDAVLQQIKTQNFLDLELFKYAQKIFTTRRVQPMGNLDMNDESESKFDQPRAFELWKIVSLLMLFILLLVFFLFATAWGRLSKVKV, from the exons ATGGATTCTACAATTAAGTTAACATTGCTTCTGATATTCTTCAGAATCG CATGTGCTTCAACTGTTGAGAAAAATTTTGAACAGTGTGAAAGGGCTGTCAAAAACTGGGCCTCATCTTCTCTCCAGCAAAGTATCAATGAAGATCAACATACTCTAAAAGATTTACTGTTTTTTCTCCATGTTCCGAGAACAGGCGGGCGATCATACCACCATTG TTTCTTGAATAAGTTGTACCCAACCTCTCAGGAGTGTCCCCGTTCTTACGATAAGCTACGTTTTGATCCCAg CAAGGCCAAGTGCAGATTGTTAGCTACTCATGATGATTATAGTATCATGGAAAAACTACCCACAGAGAGGACTTCGGTGGTGACAATTGTTAGGAATCCAGTTGACCGGGTTCTTAGTTCATATGAATTTGCTGTTGAGGTTGCAGCTAGATTTTTGGTACATCCTGACCTAGCTTCTGTGGCTAAAATGTCCAAACAAATGcttaaaaagtcaaatggaGTGAGCACATTGGATATCTGGCCGTGGAAGTATTTGGttccatggatgatgggagACCTATTTGCTCGA AGAGACGCAAGAAGACGGAAGGGTTCAAGTGAAGCTAAGAGGGACAGTCCATATGACATGGAGGACATTCTTATGCCACTACATGAGTTTATTGATGAACCCATTGttcatgatattgttcatAATGGGGCTACTTTCCAG ataGCGGGATTGACAAATAACTCCTACCTAGCTGAATCCCATGAGATCCGGCATTGTGTACAGGAACATAAGAGTCTTGGTCAACATGTGCTAGATGTGGCGAAG AAGAGGTTGGGTGCTATGTTATATGTTGGTCTAACTGCGGAACATAAGGAATCTGCGACGATGTTTGCAAATGTAGTTGGTGCGCAGGTGATTTCACAGCTAAGAAATGCCAACGTTAGCACAGACACTTCAGCGGCCAATCAATCAG ATAATAGCAGCACTTCACCTTTGGATTCCGAGCTTGAGAGCAATGTTGACCAG AATAATGGTACCACCGACAAAAAAACCGCTAGGCAAGATGAAGGTGAAGCACGAACGGAAAAT ATGACTGCTGCAGAACTTATTGAAGTTTATGAAGGGTGCATTTCAAGTCTACTGAAGACCCAATCACGTCGTCGATTCGCTTCTTTAAAGGAGATTTCTCCTGCAAATTTCTCAAAAGAG GCACGGCGCCATATTTCTGATGCGGTTCTGCAGCAgattaaaacacaaaatttccTGGATTTGGAGCTTTTTAAGTATGCTCAGAAAATCTTTACAACGAGACGTGTGCAACCGATGGGGAATCTTGATATGAAT GATGAATCAGAAAGCAAATTCGATCAACCACGTGCCTTCGAGCTATGGAAAATTGTTTCATTACTAATGCTTTTTATCCTACTCCTTGTTTTCTTCCTATTTGCGACTGCTTGGGGAAGATTATCTAAAGTTAAGGTATGA
- the LOC111798199 gene encoding CASP-like protein 5A2, protein MSVSHATVHPVEDPPTTDGEDAPRVRMKDMEGMPGTRGGLALRFSQFMFAAAALVVMATTSDFPSVPAFCYLVAAAGLQSLWSLLLASIDIYALLVRRSLRNCRIVSLFTIGDGITSTLTFAAACSSAGITILIDNDLDSCRENHCVQFEIATAMAFISWFIALPSFFMNFWSLASR, encoded by the exons ATGAGTGTGAGCCATGCGACGGTTCATCCGGTCGAGGATCCCCCGACAACCGACGGCGAGGATGCGCCAAGGGTCAGGATGAAGGACATGGAAGGAATGCCTGGCACTCGCGGAGGACTCGCCTTGCGGTTCTCTCAGTTTATGTTTGCGGCGGCAGCTCTGGTTGTCATGGCTACTACCAGCGATTTCCCTTCCGTTCCTGCCTTTTG CTATCTTGTTGCAGCAGCTGGTTTGCAAAGTTTGTGGAGCCTCTTGTTAGCCTCCATTGACATATATGCTCTGTTAGTGAGAAGATCACTACGGAATTGCAGGATAGTCAGCTTATTCACTATTGGTGATGGG ATCACATCAACTCTCACGTTTGCTGCAGCTTGTTCTTCTGCAGGCATTACTATCCTTATAGACAACGATCTAGATAGCTGCAGAGAGAACCACTGTGTACAGTTCGAAATCGCAACGGCCATGGCATTCATTAGTTGGTTTATTGCGTTGCCTTCTTTCTTCATGAACTTCTGGTCTCTTGCATCCCGGTGA
- the LOC111798197 gene encoding homeobox-leucine zipper protein REVOLUTA-like, with product MAMAMATAHHRESGDGGIDGHLDSTGKYVRYTTEQVEALERVYAECPKPSSLRRQQLVRDCPILANIEPKQIKVWFQNRRCREKQRKEASRLQSLNSKLTAMNKLLMEENDRLQKQVSQLVCENGSMRQHLQTANAAAAPITDASCDTVATAPQHLLRDASSPAGLLSIAEEILAAFLSKATGTAIDWVQMPGMKPGPDSVGIFAVSQSCSGVAARACGLVSLEPMKIDEILKDRPSWFRDCRSVEVFTTFPTGNGGTIELVYTQVYAPTTLAPARDFWTLRYTKTLENGNLAVCERSLSGSGTGPNSASAAQFVRAEMLPSGYLIRPCDGGGSIIHIVDHLNLEPGSVPEVVRPLYESSKAVAQKMTIAAFRYVRQVAQETSGEVVYSLGRQPAVLRTFSQRLSRGFNEAVNGFNDDGWSLMNCDGAEDVSLAINSSKNVNTSYDPVNSLAFHAGVLCAKASMLIQNVPPIALIRFLREHRSEWADFNVDAYSAASLKTGSYVYPGMRPTRFTGSQIIMPLGHTIEQEELLEVVRLESHPLAQEDTFMSRDVHLLQMCTGIDENAVGACSELVFAPINEMFPDDAVLLPSGFRIIPLHSETGDSKHTWKNSNRTMDLTSNLEVGSSASQDAAAASTSNFRSVLTIAFQFSFGSNLQDDVAAMARQYVRSVVSAVQRVAVAISPSGLSLPSERRLSSACPEALTLARWICYGYRCHTGTELVLSDSVDGDSVLKHLWNHQDAILCCSLKSLPPVFMFANQAGLDMLETTLVALQDITLDKILGDSALKAFSADFSNLMHQGFAYIPAGICISTMGRHASFEQAIAWKVLAEDESTVHCLAFSFVNWSFL from the exons ATGGCCATGGCTATGGCTACGGCCCATCACAGAGAGAGTGGCGATGGGGGTATCGATGGCCACCTTGATAGCACCGGGAAGTATGTCCGTTACACGACGGAGCAAGTGGAAGCTCTTGAGCGAGTTTATGCGGAATGTCCTAAACCGAGCTCTTTGCGGCGGCAGCAGCTAGTTCGTGATTGCCCCATTTTGGCTAACATCGAGCCAAAGCAGATCAAAGTCTGGTTCCAGAACCGCAG GTGtagagagaaacagaggaaagaGGCTTCTCGTTTACAGTCATTGAATAGTAAATTGACGGCCATGAACAAGCTGTTGATGGAGGAGAACGATAGGTTACAGAAACAAGTGTCTCAGCTCGTTTGTGAGAATGGGTCTATGCGACAACATTTGCAAACTGCTAAC GCTGCAGCAGCACCAATTACTGATGCAAGCTGTGACACAGTGGCTACTGCCCCTCAGCATTTACTTAGAGATGCTAGTAGCCCTGCTGG ACTCCTGTCTATTGCAGAGGAGATTTTGGCAGCCTTCCTGTCAAAGGCTACAGGAACTGCTATCGATTGGGTCCAGATGCCTGGGATGAAG CCTGGTCCGGATTCGGTGGGAATCTTCGCCGTTTCACAGAGTTGCAGTGGAGTAGCGGCTCGAGCCTGTGGTCTTGTTAGTTTAGAGCCCATGAAG ATTGACGAGATCCTAAAAGATCGTCCATCTTGGTTTCGTGATTGCCGGAGCGTTGAAGTCTTTACGACGTTTCCCACTGGTAATGGTGGGACGATCGAACTTGTTTATACGCAG GTTTACGCTCCGACTACGTTAGCACCTGCACGAGATTTTTGGACTCTAAGATACACGAAAACCTTGGAAAATGGAAATCTTGCA gtTTGTGAGAGATCGCTGTCCGGGTCAGGCACGGGGCCTAATTCAGCTTCTGCTGCTCAGTTCGTGCGAGCCGAAATGCTTCCCAGTGGTTATTTGATTCGTCCTTGCGATGGCGGAGGTTCAATCATCCACATTGTAGATCACCTAAATCTCGAG CCTGGGAGCGTGCCAGAGGTCGTGAGACCACTTTACGAATCGTCAAAGGCCGTCGCTCAGAAAATGACTATAGCA GCTTTTCGCTACGTTAGGCAAGTAGCTCAAGAGACAAGTGGTGAAGTAGTATACAGTTTAGGCAGACAACCGGCCGTTCTTCGAACGTTTAGCCAAAGATTGAGCAG AGGATTTAATGAGGCTGTTAATGGATTTAATGATGATGGATGGTCTTTGATGAACTGTGATGGAGCTGAAGATGTGAGTCTTGCCATAAATTCAAGCAAGAATGTAAATACATCGTATGATCCTGTCAACTCTCTTGCATTCCATGCGGGTGTTCTTTGTGCAAAGGCTTCCATGCTTATACAA AATGTTCCTCCAATTGCTCTAATTCGTTTCTTGAGGGAACATCGATCGGAGTGGGCTGATTTCAATGTCGATGCGTATTCTGCTGCGTCGTTGAAAACTGGTTCGTATGTATACCCGGGCATGAGACCGACCAGGTTTACAGGGAGCCAAATTATCATGCCGCTCGGCCATACAATCGAACAAGAAGAG TTGCTTGAAGTTGTAAGGCTTGAGAGCCACCCTCTTGCTCAAGAAGATACTTTTATGTCCCGGGATGTTCATCTATTGCAG ATGTGTACTGGAATCGATGAGAATGCTGTTGGAGCGTGTTCCGAACTTGTGTTTGCTCCGATCAATGAGATGTTTCCTGATGATGCTGTATTGCTGCCTTCTGGTTTTAGGATCATCCCTCTACATTCTGAAACA GGTGACTCAAAACATACATGGAAGAACTCGAATAGGACTATGGATCTCACTTCCAATCTTGAAGTTGGTTCATCTGCTTCACAagatgctgctgctgcatcAACATCTAACTTCAGATCAGTTTTGACTATTGCCTTCCAGTTCTCGTTTGGTAGCAACCTACAGGATGACGTTGCAGCGATGGCAAGGCAGTACGTTCGGAGTGTCGTTTCAGCTGTGCAGAGGGTTGCAGTTGCCATATCTCCCTCTGGATTAAGCTTGCCATCGGAACGAAGGCTATCATCTGCTTGTCCAGAAGCTCTTACCCTGGCTCGATGGATCTGCTATGGCTACAG ATGCCATACTGGAACAGAATTGGTGCTATCAGACAGTGTGGATGGTGACTCAGTGTTGAAACACCTATGGAATCATCAGGATGCAATTCTTTGTTGTTCCCTCAAg TCACTGCCCCCAGTGTTCATGTTTGCAAACCAAGCAGGCCTCGACATGTTGGAGACGACCTTGGTTGCGTTGCAAGACATCACTTTGGATAAGATTCTCGGCGACTCTGCCCTTAAGGCCTTCTCTGCTGATTTTTCCAATTTAATGCACCAG GGCTTTGCTTACATACCTGCTGGAATTTGCATATCGACTATGGGGCGCCATGCTTCCTTTGAACAAGCCATTGCATGGAAGGTTCTTGCAGAAGACGAGTCCACCGTGCACTGTCTTGCTTTCTCCTTCGTCAACTGGTCGTTCCTATGA